The Larimichthys crocea isolate SSNF chromosome XI, L_crocea_2.0, whole genome shotgun sequence genome has a segment encoding these proteins:
- the ubxn2a gene encoding UBX domain-containing protein 2A: protein MKEIDTVGGQKDENCEENEEEAPMRRSFSVEDLLDEVEKICYDASGTSKVEMVVRLWKDGFTVNDEEFRSYSIPENQDFLDAIKRGELPAEWESRAEEEELEISVEDLTEENYVPRKKAFHPFSGRGYRLGSVAPRVVARSPSVHEDGESLPIPMVTVDHALPVTSLQIWLADGRRLVQRFNLSHRIADVQDFVARSQRSCPPFILTTSRPFRDLNDKELNLEEADLANAVIVQRPLNTQAPFGHS, encoded by the exons aTGAAAGAGATTGACACTGTGGGGGGACAGAAGGATGAAAACTG tgaagaaaatgaagaggaggCTCCAATGAGGCGTAGTTTCTCGGTAGAAGACCTTCTCGATGAGGTGGAGAAGATCTGTTACGATGCCTCAGGGACGTCAAAG GTGGAGATGGTGGTGAGGCTGTGGAAAGATGGCTTCACTGTAAACGATGAGGAGTTTCGCAGTTACTCCATACCAGAGAATCAAGACTTCCTGGATGCCATTAAAAGGGG GGAGCTTCCGGCAGAGtgggagagcagagcagaagaggaggagctggagatcAGTGTGGAGGATCTGACGGAGGAAAATTATGTTCCCAGAAAAAAGGCCTTTCACCCCTTCAGTGGCCGAGGATACCGGCTTGGCAG TGTTGCACCCAGAGTAGTGGCCAGGTCACCATCTGTGCACGAGGATGGAGAATCTCTTCCCATTCCCATGGTAACAGTAGACCACGCCCTTCCTGTTACCTCCCTGCAGATCTGGTTGGCTGACGGCAGGAGATTGGTGCAGAGGTTTAACCTATCGCATCG GATTGCAGACGTTCAAGATTTCGTGGCACGCTCCCAGAGGAGTTGCCCACCTTTCATCCTGACGACATCCCGTCCTTTCAGAGACCTCAACGACAAAGAATTAAATCTAGAAGAGGCCGATTTGGCCAACGCTGTCATTGTCCAGAGACCTCTGAACACACAGGCTCCATTTGGACACTCCTAA